In Gallus gallus isolate bGalGal1 chromosome Z, bGalGal1.mat.broiler.GRCg7b, whole genome shotgun sequence, one DNA window encodes the following:
- the RNF170 gene encoding E3 ubiquitin-protein ligase RNF170 isoform X1 — MDSHQAEVQSLKLDNDSVIEGISDQVLVAVVLSFTFIAALIYTLLRNEHQNIHPENQELVRALRQQLQTEQQDASTGDRHRFYTDMSCPVCLQQATFPIETNCGHLFCGSCIIAYWRYGSWLGAIRCPICRQTVTLFLPLFSEDQQGATQVLQDVNDYNRRFSGQPRSIMERIMDLPTLLRHAFREMFSVGGLFWMFRIRIFLCLFGAFLYLASPLDFLPEALFGILGFLDDFFVIFLLLIYISIMYREVVTQRLNR; from the exons ATGGACAGTCACCAGGCAGAAGTTCAGAGTTTGAAGCTAGATAATGATTCAGTTATAGAAGGAATAAGTGACCAGGTACTGGTGGCAGTTGTGCTCAGTTTCACTTTCATTGCTGCTCTGATATATACGCTTTTAAG AAATGAACATCAGAACATACATCCAGAAAATCAAGAGCTAGTACGAGCTCTTCGGCAGCAGCTTCAAACTGAGCAG CAGGATGCTTCTACTGGTGACAGACATCGCTTCTATACAGACATGTCTTGTCCAGTCTGTTTGCAACAAGCTACGTTTCCTATAGAAACAAACTGTGGGCATCTCTTCTGTG GTTCCTGCATTATTGCATACTGGAGATATGGATCATGGCTTGGTGCCATCCGTTGTCCAATTTGCAGACAAACG GTGACGTTGTTTTTACCACTCTTCAGTGAAGACCAGCAGGGTGCAACACAAGTATTACAAGATGTTAATGATTACAATCGGAGGTTCTCAGGACAACCCAGATCT ATTATGGAAAGAATTATGGATCTGCCCACTCTACTGCGGCACGCATTCAGGGAGATGTTTTCTGTTGGAGGCCTCTTCTGGATGTTTCGCATCAGAATATTCCTCTGTTTGTTTGGAGCCTTTCTCTACCTGGCATCGCCTCtggattttcttcctgaagctCTTTTTGGAATTCTGGGGTTCTTGGAtgatttctttgtcatttttcttctgctgataTATATTTCCATCATGTACCGAGAAGTGGTAACCCAGCGGCTGAATAGATGA
- the RNF170 gene encoding E3 ubiquitin-protein ligase RNF170, whose translation MDSHQAEVQSLKLDNDSVIEGISDQVLVAVVLSFTFIAALIYTLLRNEHQNIHPENQELVRALRQQLQTEQDASTGDRHRFYTDMSCPVCLQQATFPIETNCGHLFCGSCIIAYWRYGSWLGAIRCPICRQTVTLFLPLFSEDQQGATQVLQDVNDYNRRFSGQPRSIMERIMDLPTLLRHAFREMFSVGGLFWMFRIRIFLCLFGAFLYLASPLDFLPEALFGILGFLDDFFVIFLLLIYISIMYREVVTQRLNR comes from the exons ATGGACAGTCACCAGGCAGAAGTTCAGAGTTTGAAGCTAGATAATGATTCAGTTATAGAAGGAATAAGTGACCAGGTACTGGTGGCAGTTGTGCTCAGTTTCACTTTCATTGCTGCTCTGATATATACGCTTTTAAG AAATGAACATCAGAACATACATCCAGAAAATCAAGAGCTAGTACGAGCTCTTCGGCAGCAGCTTCAAACTGAGCAG GATGCTTCTACTGGTGACAGACATCGCTTCTATACAGACATGTCTTGTCCAGTCTGTTTGCAACAAGCTACGTTTCCTATAGAAACAAACTGTGGGCATCTCTTCTGTG GTTCCTGCATTATTGCATACTGGAGATATGGATCATGGCTTGGTGCCATCCGTTGTCCAATTTGCAGACAAACG GTGACGTTGTTTTTACCACTCTTCAGTGAAGACCAGCAGGGTGCAACACAAGTATTACAAGATGTTAATGATTACAATCGGAGGTTCTCAGGACAACCCAGATCT ATTATGGAAAGAATTATGGATCTGCCCACTCTACTGCGGCACGCATTCAGGGAGATGTTTTCTGTTGGAGGCCTCTTCTGGATGTTTCGCATCAGAATATTCCTCTGTTTGTTTGGAGCCTTTCTCTACCTGGCATCGCCTCtggattttcttcctgaagctCTTTTTGGAATTCTGGGGTTCTTGGAtgatttctttgtcatttttcttctgctgataTATATTTCCATCATGTACCGAGAAGTGGTAACCCAGCGGCTGAATAGATGA
- the RNF170 gene encoding E3 ubiquitin-protein ligase RNF170 isoform X3 yields MSCPVCLQQATFPIETNCGHLFCGSCIIAYWRYGSWLGAIRCPICRQTVTLFLPLFSEDQQGATQVLQDVNDYNRRFSGQPRSIMERIMDLPTLLRHAFREMFSVGGLFWMFRIRIFLCLFGAFLYLASPLDFLPEALFGILGFLDDFFVIFLLLIYISIMYREVVTQRLNR; encoded by the exons ATGTCTTGTCCAGTCTGTTTGCAACAAGCTACGTTTCCTATAGAAACAAACTGTGGGCATCTCTTCTGTG GTTCCTGCATTATTGCATACTGGAGATATGGATCATGGCTTGGTGCCATCCGTTGTCCAATTTGCAGACAAACG GTGACGTTGTTTTTACCACTCTTCAGTGAAGACCAGCAGGGTGCAACACAAGTATTACAAGATGTTAATGATTACAATCGGAGGTTCTCAGGACAACCCAGATCT ATTATGGAAAGAATTATGGATCTGCCCACTCTACTGCGGCACGCATTCAGGGAGATGTTTTCTGTTGGAGGCCTCTTCTGGATGTTTCGCATCAGAATATTCCTCTGTTTGTTTGGAGCCTTTCTCTACCTGGCATCGCCTCtggattttcttcctgaagctCTTTTTGGAATTCTGGGGTTCTTGGAtgatttctttgtcatttttcttctgctgataTATATTTCCATCATGTACCGAGAAGTGGTAACCCAGCGGCTGAATAGATGA